The following coding sequences are from one Thermoplasmata archaeon window:
- a CDS encoding ABC transporter permease subunit produces the protein MAGRKLRPTLRHWKYLFYTLTIVFFIIFVLVPVLYSFVYVGTNWDSVNRNILTDEKLISLFSRSILVSLAVAIIVVIIDIVLGLPLAWFLAKREFRGKEFVDTLVDIPLVMPTAALGFSTTLFFAKDLTTEITRSGAIAIFSSPFVIIILLHIAFTLPYMVRSMKAGIEEVDITYEFAGECFGAQKFTVARTVTLPIMKAAIVTGIILCLARSLSETGATFLAISMVTNVDYATLTSSSTLTGPALINSLKNAGYPYINEALGFMSMVLILISLVLLGIVKIFAEKVRFPFRKVYQLENLFSTKKMGMLRDVSGLFLFLFLVLIPSLFILAYIPQQWGHSVHIDYGRMLYSLGISLIVATLTTLICLATAIPLAIYIARARERKSAETLDMLANIPIIVPTVALGISLGLFWKNFFNINNNFLVILVVVLAHVSFTYPFLVRTFAAAMRQIPPDYEEAAKTLGARPLTVFRKIVYPLFKPSIIAGVIMIFTRSLDETGATIAVLPSDSKITTIPVYIVQLVKAKDYYSAAIASLILIGISVVVLLAIRMTMKGRKK, from the coding sequence ATGGCTGGGCGAAAACTAAGACCGACCCTGAGGCACTGGAAATATCTGTTTTATACTCTTACAATTGTCTTCTTCATAATATTTGTTCTTGTGCCTGTGCTTTATTCGTTTGTGTATGTAGGGACTAATTGGGACTCAGTAAACCGCAACATTCTCACCGACGAAAAACTCATCTCTTTGTTCAGTAGAAGCATTCTTGTCTCGCTTGCAGTTGCTATCATCGTGGTAATCATCGACATTGTACTTGGATTACCACTTGCTTGGTTCCTTGCAAAACGAGAATTTCGAGGTAAAGAGTTTGTCGATACTCTTGTTGACATACCACTTGTGATGCCAACTGCAGCACTGGGTTTTAGCACAACCCTTTTCTTTGCGAAGGACTTAACCACAGAAATCACGAGGTCAGGAGCCATTGCAATTTTTTCTTCGCCTTTTGTAATTATCATTCTTCTCCACATAGCATTCACCCTTCCCTACATGGTGCGTTCAATGAAGGCAGGAATAGAGGAGGTAGACATTACATATGAGTTCGCTGGTGAATGCTTTGGTGCTCAAAAATTCACAGTTGCAAGAACAGTTACTTTGCCTATTATGAAAGCTGCAATTGTTACAGGGATTATCCTCTGTCTAGCTAGAAGTTTGAGCGAAACTGGTGCAACCTTTCTTGCAATTTCAATGGTGACCAATGTTGACTATGCCACTCTTACTTCCAGTTCAACGCTCACTGGCCCAGCTCTTATCAATTCTCTGAAAAATGCAGGGTATCCATACATCAACGAAGCCCTAGGTTTTATGAGTATGGTTTTGATTTTAATATCACTGGTTTTATTAGGGATTGTGAAAATTTTTGCAGAAAAAGTTCGTTTTCCATTCAGAAAAGTTTATCAATTAGAGAATCTGTTCAGCACAAAGAAGATGGGTATGCTTCGCGATGTATCTGGTCTTTTTCTTTTCCTCTTCCTGGTGCTTATCCCCTCTCTATTCATACTTGCATACATACCTCAGCAATGGGGACATAGCGTCCACATTGACTATGGAAGAATGCTTTATTCTCTTGGGATTTCTTTGATTGTTGCAACTCTTACAACCCTAATTTGTTTGGCTACGGCAATACCCCTTGCTATTTACATTGCGAGAGCAAGGGAGCGAAAGAGTGCAGAAACATTAGATATGTTAGCAAACATTCCTATAATTGTACCTACGGTTGCGTTAGGGATATCATTGGGTTTATTCTGGAAGAACTTCTTTAACATCAATAATAATTTCCTAGTTATTCTTGTTGTTGTTTTGGCCCATGTTTCATTTACTTATCCTTTCCTTGTGAGAACCTTTGCTGCCGCAATGCGACAAATTCCACCGGATTATGAGGAAGCTGCAAAGACACTGGGCGCTAGACCCCTTACTGTATTCAGAAAGATTGTATATCCCCTATTCAAGCCCAGCATAATTGCAGGTGTTATAATGATATTTACTAGAAGTTTGGATGAGACAGGAGCAACTATTGCTGTGCTTCCCTCTGACTCTAAGATTACTACAATCCCAGTTTACATTGTCCAGCTAGTCAAAGCCAAGGACTACTACTCTGCCGCAATCGCATCGCTCATTCTCATAGGAATATCTGTAGTTGTGCTGCTTGCTATAAGAATGACGATGAAGGGGAGGAAGAAATGA
- a CDS encoding ABC transporter ATP-binding protein — MLRIENVSKNYGSVQALKNVNLTVENGEYLTIVGPSGCGKTTLIKMISGIEKPTYGRIIIDGKDVTTLSPSKRNFGYVFQNIALFPHMRAEENIAYPLKIRSIHAKEAGKIVREFAEMLGLKPYLECYPRELPTGIQQSCGIARALATQNKLMLLDEPLSALDARVRKKLRVELRKFMKDFGVTVIHVTHDQEEALAVADRICVMRSGEIIEYGKPSEVYHHPKTLFGAFFIGEMNFIFCKIHVEGEKVFAVTGCGDKIEVLENYGELKGERVVIAIRPENLELGDGIKAKFRNTVFFGSHLVHIFDYCGEEIKMVSYDLDEKFNYGEEISLSLPKEEIKVYRIPPEGFTAAISLEKLR; from the coding sequence ATGCTTAGGATTGAAAATGTATCAAAGAATTATGGGAGTGTTCAAGCATTGAAGAATGTAAATCTAACTGTGGAAAACGGAGAATACCTCACAATTGTCGGACCCTCTGGTTGTGGAAAGACTACACTGATAAAAATGATATCAGGAATAGAAAAGCCTACGTATGGTAGAATTATCATCGATGGAAAGGATGTGACAACCCTTTCTCCCTCCAAGCGAAACTTTGGCTATGTCTTCCAGAACATTGCACTCTTTCCGCATATGAGGGCTGAGGAGAATATTGCTTATCCTCTAAAAATAAGGTCTATTCATGCAAAAGAAGCTGGTAAAATCGTTAGAGAGTTTGCGGAAATGCTAGGTCTTAAGCCCTATCTGGAGTGTTACCCAAGAGAACTACCAACAGGGATCCAACAGTCCTGTGGGATTGCCAGGGCCCTTGCAACCCAAAACAAACTCATGCTTCTTGATGAACCCCTTTCTGCGCTGGATGCACGTGTGAGGAAAAAGTTGCGGGTTGAACTCAGAAAGTTCATGAAGGATTTTGGTGTCACTGTAATTCATGTAACACATGACCAGGAGGAAGCGTTGGCGGTTGCTGACAGAATTTGTGTAATGCGTTCCGGAGAAATTATAGAGTATGGGAAGCCCAGCGAGGTTTATCATCACCCCAAAACTCTTTTTGGTGCATTCTTTATTGGCGAGATGAATTTTATTTTCTGTAAAATCCATGTGGAAGGAGAGAAAGTTTTTGCGGTTACTGGCTGCGGAGATAAGATAGAAGTGCTAGAAAACTACGGTGAACTCAAAGGCGAGAGAGTTGTAATTGCCATTCGCCCAGAGAATCTGGAGCTGGGTGATGGAATAAAGGCAAAATTCCGTAATACGGTGTTCTTCGGTTCTCATTTGGTCCACATTTTTGACTATTGTGGAGAGGAAATCAAGATGGTTTCCTATGATCTAGATGAAAAATTTAATTATGGGGAAGAAATATCCCTCTCCCTACCAAAGGAAGAGATAAAGGTATATAGGATACCTCCTGAGGGTTTCACTGCAGCAATTTCGCTTGAGAAACTGAGGTGA
- a CDS encoding ABC transporter ATP-binding protein has product MIEIKGLSKRFGKKLVLDNLNFKVEKGEYIVILGPTGAGKTTLLRIIAGLERPTSGEVWRDGRRIDKLEPEERKIAYLSQTYALFPHMNILENVMFPRIVSGTNPAIAMKVAEEYLTLMNLLSRKTSFPREMSGGMMQRVALARALASGFEILLFDEPLRALDAKLRIMLRSELKKIAKDFGITVIHVTHDEEEAMEIGDRIIVLRRGKIVQEGKPEKIFSEPATPFVANFVGGGNFMAFFVEACSSNELILKDVHGRKLKVVVNKKFKVGEKVLVCMRYEQMELVMTEEENSFYGCVDKIYQVGKFYEIDFSTEYERLLAKMPITERLPANEGVHCWLKPKKVLCFSAENLNIQEELEVE; this is encoded by the coding sequence ATGATCGAGATAAAGGGTCTAAGCAAGAGGTTCGGGAAAAAATTGGTACTGGATAATTTAAATTTCAAGGTGGAAAAAGGAGAGTACATTGTAATTCTGGGACCAACTGGTGCAGGGAAAACTACATTATTGCGAATCATTGCAGGACTTGAAAGACCAACATCTGGGGAGGTCTGGAGAGACGGAAGAAGAATAGATAAGTTGGAGCCAGAAGAACGAAAAATTGCTTATTTGTCTCAAACTTACGCACTCTTTCCACATATGAACATTCTTGAGAATGTGATGTTTCCAAGGATTGTTAGTGGTACAAACCCAGCCATCGCAATGAAAGTTGCTGAAGAGTATCTTACCCTCATGAATTTGCTGTCTAGAAAGACTTCATTTCCGAGGGAGATGAGTGGAGGAATGATGCAAAGGGTAGCACTCGCAAGAGCCCTGGCATCCGGGTTTGAAATATTGCTCTTTGATGAACCACTTAGAGCACTTGATGCGAAGCTTAGAATAATGCTGAGAAGTGAGCTGAAAAAAATCGCAAAGGACTTTGGGATTACAGTTATTCATGTCACTCATGATGAGGAAGAAGCGATGGAAATAGGGGATAGAATAATTGTGCTAAGACGCGGAAAAATTGTGCAAGAAGGCAAACCTGAAAAAATTTTCAGTGAGCCAGCGACCCCATTTGTGGCAAACTTTGTTGGTGGTGGCAACTTTATGGCATTTTTTGTCGAGGCATGTAGCAGTAATGAACTGATTTTAAAAGATGTGCACGGAAGGAAACTTAAGGTTGTTGTGAACAAGAAGTTTAAAGTGGGCGAGAAGGTGCTTGTATGCATGAGATATGAGCAGATGGAGTTAGTAATGACAGAGGAGGAAAATAGTTTTTATGGATGTGTGGATAAAATATATCAAGTGGGCAAATTTTATGAAATAGATTTTAGCACAGAATATGAGCGATTGCTGGCAAAGATGCCTATCACTGAGCGGTTGCCTGCAAACGAAGGAGTTCATTGTTGGTTAAAGCCGAAAAAAGTGCTTTGCTTTAGTGCTGAAAATTTAAACATACAGGAGGAACTGGAGGTGGAGTGA
- a CDS encoding DUF47 family protein → MQEKGLMAWFTKRHESIAVRKAAEHADKLVSASVELHEALKYASHGMDAEVKKALYALNTFEKDADNIEYQIADEVSVSDMEPRAREFMMRMIRHQDYAVDWLKESGMNLEILIELKMTCPDVVWKALLEMNEKIVECTKALKRAMELLPTNPEEARESEKQVEMLEHKIDEIYFNAKKEVLKHVSDARTVIVLREILHGMENSADNCKDTGDMIRMLVVAGL, encoded by the coding sequence ATGCAGGAAAAGGGTTTAATGGCATGGTTTACAAAAAGACATGAATCAATAGCGGTGCGGAAAGCTGCTGAACATGCAGATAAGCTTGTGAGCGCGAGTGTTGAACTACATGAAGCACTGAAGTATGCAAGCCATGGAATGGATGCAGAAGTAAAGAAAGCATTGTATGCACTCAACACATTTGAAAAGGATGCGGATAACATAGAATATCAGATAGCTGATGAAGTAAGTGTCTCAGATATGGAACCAAGAGCGCGAGAATTCATGATGAGAATGATTAGGCATCAAGATTATGCAGTTGATTGGCTAAAGGAATCTGGAATGAATCTTGAAATTCTCATTGAGTTGAAGATGACATGCCCAGATGTAGTCTGGAAGGCCCTTCTTGAAATGAACGAAAAAATCGTAGAGTGCACTAAAGCTTTGAAGAGAGCAATGGAACTCCTGCCGACTAATCCAGAGGAAGCTAGAGAGAGTGAGAAACAGGTGGAGATGCTCGAACATAAAATCGACGAAATTTACTTCAATGCAAAGAAAGAAGTTCTGAAACATGTAAGCGATGCTAGAACAGTGATTGTTTTGAGAGAAATTTTACATGGTATGGAGAACTCTGCAGACAACTGCAAAGATACTGGGGATATGATTAGAATGCTTGTTGTGGCAGGGTTATGA